In one window of Harpia harpyja isolate bHarHar1 chromosome 11, bHarHar1 primary haplotype, whole genome shotgun sequence DNA:
- the NEXN gene encoding nexilin isoform X8: protein MSQRRGSALCVAGASRQLRVGAERRDRRFAEAAAAKLKAILNLPGAEHNTVAMNDIAQKTEMKELLGSDEDDDAKLSKIEKGYVPKLIGTVKGKFAEMEKQRQEEERKRMEEERKRRIEQDMIEKRKIQRELAKKAQEIDDFNNTGTDSAAEEGDDSLLVTVVPVKPTKTPGKMKTNFENTGKKRAEQRERQDEETKLKHEEQNQFLKETKCLSFVTGENEDNETQEPLSPGKLKVTFEELERQRQENQRRQAEEEARQRLEEEKRAFEEARQQMINEGGDEESENSVKEFRPGKLRLSFEEIERQRREEEKRKAEEDARRRIEEEKRAFAEARKNMVLDDESPEMFKTVSQESLIPGKLEINFEELLRQKMEEEKRRTEEERRQKLEMEKQEFQQLRQEMGELEEESETFELSKEYEELIKLKRSGSIQAKNLKSKFEKIGQLSQEEIQKKIEEERAKRRAMDEEIREREAEKFQEDDEVDVRPAKKSEAPFTHKVNMKARFEQMARAREEEEQRRIEEQKLLRMQFEQKEIDAALQKKREEEEEEEGSIINGSTCEDEEDQARSGAPWFKKSLKNTSVVDGEPVRFTVKITGEPKPEVTWWFEGEMLQDSEDYQYIERGETYCLYLPETFPEDEGEYMCKAVNNRGTSASTCILTIETDDY from the exons ATGAGCCAGCGGCGGGGGAGCGCTCTCTGCGTGGCCGGCGCTTCTCGCCAGCTGCGGGTCGGGGCCGAGAGGCGAGACCGGCGGTTTGCTGAGGCTGCGGCGGCG AAACTGAAAGCAATCTTAAACCTACCAGGTGCAGAGCACAATACAGTAGCCATGAATGACATTGCACAGAAAACTGAG ATGAAAGAACTGCTTGGATCTGATGAAGACGATGACGCAAAATTATCTAAAATAGAAAAAGGTTATGTTCCAAAGCTAATAG GAACCGTTAAAGGCAAGTTTGCAGAAATGGAGAAGCAAAggcaagaagaagaaagaaaaagaatggaagaagaaagaaagcgCAGAATTGAACAAGATAtgattgagaaaagaaaaattcaaagagaATTAGCAAAAAAAGCACAGGAG ATTGATGACTTTAACAATACGGGAACTGACTCAGCAGCTGAg GAAGGGGATGATTCACTGCTAGTTACAGTAGTGCCTgtaaaacccaccaaaacaccTGGGAAGATGAAAACAAACTTTGAGAACACAGGAAAGAAGAGAGCAGAACAAAGAGAGAGACAGGATGAAGAAACAAAGCTAAAACATGAGGAACAAAACCAATTCCTTAAGGAAACCAAGTGCCTTTCATTTGTCACG GGTGAAAATGAAGACAATGAAACACAAGAGCCTCTGTCTCCTGGTAAGTTGAAAGTAACATTTGAAGAACTTGAAAGACAGAGACAGGAAAATCAAAGGCggcaagcagaggaagaagcaagacAGCGTTTAGAAGAGGAAAAACGTGCTTTTGAAGAAGCTAGACAGCAAATG ATAAATGAAGGTGGTGATGAAGAATCTGAAAATTCTGTTAAAGAATTCCGTCCTGGTAAACTCAGACTCAGTTTTGAGGAGAtagaaagacagaggagagaagaggagaagaggaaagcagaagaagATGCAAGACGACGcatagaagaggagaaaagagcatttGCTGAAGCAAGGAAGAACATG GTGCTGGATGATGAATCACcagaaatgtttaaaacagtTTCTCAAGAATCTCTCATACCTGGTAaactggaaattaattttgaggAGTTGCTGAgacaaaaaatggaagaagaaaagagacgCACAGAAGAAGAGCGTAGGCAAAAGTTGGAAATGGAGAAGCAAGAATTTCAACAGTTAAGACAAGAAATGGGAGAG CTGGAAGAGGAGTCTGAAACTTTTGAGCTAAGCAAAGAATATGAAGAATTAATAAAGCTAAAAAGAAGTGGTTCTATTCAGGCAAAGAACTTAAAAAGCAAGTTTGAAAAAATAGGACAATTGTctcaagaagaaatacagaagaagatTGAAGAAGAGCGAGCTAAGAGAAGAGCAATGGATGAAGAAATAAGGGAAAGGGAAGCCGAAAAATTTCAAGAG gaTGATGAGGTAGATGTGAGACCAGCCAAGAAATCTGAGGCTCCGTTTACTCATAAAGTAAACATGAAGGCCCGTTTTGAGCAAATGGCaagagcaagggaagaggaggagcagcGGAGAATCGAAGAACAGAAATTACTACGCATGCAGtttgaacaaaaagaaattgATGCGGCATTACAGAAG aaaagggaagaggaagaagaagaagagggaagCATTATTAATGGTTCTACTTGTGAAGATGAGGAGGATCAAGCTCGATCTGGAGCTCCCTGGTTCAAGAAGTCACTGAAAAACACATCAGTCGTTGATGGCGAGCCAGTGAGATTTACAGTTAAAATTACCGGagaaccaaaacctgaagttACATGGTGGTTTGAAGGGGAAATGTTGCAGGACTCTGAGGACTATCAATATATTGAAAGAGGAGAAACCTATTGCCTTTACTTGCCAGAAACCTTCCCAGAAGATGAAGGGGAATATATGTGTAAAGCAGTCAATAACAGAGGCACATCTGCTAGCACCTGTATTCTCACCATCGAAA CTGATGACTACTAA
- the NEXN gene encoding nexilin isoform X10, with amino-acid sequence MSQRRGSALCVAGASRQLRVGAERRDRRFAEAAAAKLKAILNLPGAEHNTVAMNDIAQKTEILLSSSKPVQKSYVPKLHKGDVKDKFEAMQKAREERNQRRSRDEKQRRKEQYVREREWNRRKQEMKELLGSDEDDDAKLSKIEKGYVPKLIGTVKGKFAEMEKQRQEEERKRMEEERKRRIEQDMIEKRKIQRELAKKAQEGENEDNETQEPLSPGKLKVTFEELERQRQENQRRQAEEEARQRLEEEKRAFEEARQQMINEGGDEESENSVKEFRPGKLRLSFEEIERQRREEEKRKAEEDARRRIEEEKRAFAEARKNMQVLDDESPEMFKTVSQESLIPGKLEINFEELLRQKMEEEKRRTEEERRQKLEMEKQEFQQLRQEMGELEEESETFELSKEYEELIKLKRSGSIQAKNLKSKFEKIGQLSQEEIQKKIEEERAKRRAMDEEIREREAEKFQEDDEVDVRPAKKSEAPFTHKVNMKARFEQMARAREEEEQRRIEEQKLLRMQFEQKEIDAALQKKREEEEEEEGSIINGSTCEDEEDQARSGAPWFKKSLKNTSVVDGEPVRFTVKITGEPKPEVTWWFEGEMLQDSEDYQYIERGETYCLYLPETFPEDEGEYMCKAVNNRGTSASTCILTIETDDY; translated from the exons ATGAGCCAGCGGCGGGGGAGCGCTCTCTGCGTGGCCGGCGCTTCTCGCCAGCTGCGGGTCGGGGCCGAGAGGCGAGACCGGCGGTTTGCTGAGGCTGCGGCGGCG AAACTGAAAGCAATCTTAAACCTACCAGGTGCAGAGCACAATACAGTAGCCATGAATGACATTGCACAGAAAACTGAG ATTCTGCTTTCTTCATCTAAACCCGTCCAAAAATCCTATGTGCCCAAGCTTCACAAGGGTGATGTAAAGGATAAATTTGAAGCTATGcagaaagcaagggaagaaagaaatcaaaggaGATCTagagatgaaaagcaaagaagaaaagaacaatatGTTAGAGAGAGAGAATGGAACAGGAGAAAGCAGGAg ATGAAAGAACTGCTTGGATCTGATGAAGACGATGACGCAAAATTATCTAAAATAGAAAAAGGTTATGTTCCAAAGCTAATAG GAACCGTTAAAGGCAAGTTTGCAGAAATGGAGAAGCAAAggcaagaagaagaaagaaaaagaatggaagaagaaagaaagcgCAGAATTGAACAAGATAtgattgagaaaagaaaaattcaaagagaATTAGCAAAAAAAGCACAGGAG GGTGAAAATGAAGACAATGAAACACAAGAGCCTCTGTCTCCTGGTAAGTTGAAAGTAACATTTGAAGAACTTGAAAGACAGAGACAGGAAAATCAAAGGCggcaagcagaggaagaagcaagacAGCGTTTAGAAGAGGAAAAACGTGCTTTTGAAGAAGCTAGACAGCAAATG ATAAATGAAGGTGGTGATGAAGAATCTGAAAATTCTGTTAAAGAATTCCGTCCTGGTAAACTCAGACTCAGTTTTGAGGAGAtagaaagacagaggagagaagaggagaagaggaaagcagaagaagATGCAAGACGACGcatagaagaggagaaaagagcatttGCTGAAGCAAGGAAGAACATG CAGGTGCTGGATGATGAATCACcagaaatgtttaaaacagtTTCTCAAGAATCTCTCATACCTGGTAaactggaaattaattttgaggAGTTGCTGAgacaaaaaatggaagaagaaaagagacgCACAGAAGAAGAGCGTAGGCAAAAGTTGGAAATGGAGAAGCAAGAATTTCAACAGTTAAGACAAGAAATGGGAGAG CTGGAAGAGGAGTCTGAAACTTTTGAGCTAAGCAAAGAATATGAAGAATTAATAAAGCTAAAAAGAAGTGGTTCTATTCAGGCAAAGAACTTAAAAAGCAAGTTTGAAAAAATAGGACAATTGTctcaagaagaaatacagaagaagatTGAAGAAGAGCGAGCTAAGAGAAGAGCAATGGATGAAGAAATAAGGGAAAGGGAAGCCGAAAAATTTCAAGAG gaTGATGAGGTAGATGTGAGACCAGCCAAGAAATCTGAGGCTCCGTTTACTCATAAAGTAAACATGAAGGCCCGTTTTGAGCAAATGGCaagagcaagggaagaggaggagcagcGGAGAATCGAAGAACAGAAATTACTACGCATGCAGtttgaacaaaaagaaattgATGCGGCATTACAGAAG aaaagggaagaggaagaagaagaagagggaagCATTATTAATGGTTCTACTTGTGAAGATGAGGAGGATCAAGCTCGATCTGGAGCTCCCTGGTTCAAGAAGTCACTGAAAAACACATCAGTCGTTGATGGCGAGCCAGTGAGATTTACAGTTAAAATTACCGGagaaccaaaacctgaagttACATGGTGGTTTGAAGGGGAAATGTTGCAGGACTCTGAGGACTATCAATATATTGAAAGAGGAGAAACCTATTGCCTTTACTTGCCAGAAACCTTCCCAGAAGATGAAGGGGAATATATGTGTAAAGCAGTCAATAACAGAGGCACATCTGCTAGCACCTGTATTCTCACCATCGAAA CTGATGACTACTAA
- the NEXN gene encoding nexilin isoform X4 has translation MSQRRGSALCVAGASRQLRVGAERRDRRFAEAAAAKLKAILNLPGAEHNTVAMNDIAQKTEILLSSSKPVQKSYVPKLHKGDVKDKFEAMQKAREERNQRRSRDEKQRRKEQYVREREWNRRKQEMKELLGSDEDDDAKLSKIEKGYVPKLIGTVKGKFAEMEKQRQEEERKRMEEERKRRIEQDMIEKRKIQRELAKKAQEEGDDSLLVTVVPVKPTKTPGKMKTNFENTGKKRAEQRERQDEETKLKHEEQNQFLKETKCLSFVTGENEDNETQEPLSPGKLKVTFEELERQRQENQRRQAEEEARQRLEEEKRAFEEARQQMINEGGDEESENSVKEFRPGKLRLSFEEIERQRREEEKRKAEEDARRRIEEEKRAFAEARKNMQVLDDESPEMFKTVSQESLIPGKLEINFEELLRQKMEEEKRRTEEERRQKLEMEKQEFQQLRQEMGELEEESETFELSKEYEELIKLKRSGSIQAKNLKSKFEKIGQLSQEEIQKKIEEERAKRRAMDEEIREREAEKFQEDDEVDVRPAKKSEAPFTHKVNMKARFEQMARAREEEEQRRIEEQKLLRMQFEQKEIDAALQKKREEEEEEEGSIINGSTCEDEEDQARSGAPWFKKSLKNTSVVDGEPVRFTVKITGEPKPEVTWWFEGEMLQDSEDYQYIERGETYCLYLPETFPEDEGEYMCKAVNNRGTSASTCILTIETDDY, from the exons ATGAGCCAGCGGCGGGGGAGCGCTCTCTGCGTGGCCGGCGCTTCTCGCCAGCTGCGGGTCGGGGCCGAGAGGCGAGACCGGCGGTTTGCTGAGGCTGCGGCGGCG AAACTGAAAGCAATCTTAAACCTACCAGGTGCAGAGCACAATACAGTAGCCATGAATGACATTGCACAGAAAACTGAG ATTCTGCTTTCTTCATCTAAACCCGTCCAAAAATCCTATGTGCCCAAGCTTCACAAGGGTGATGTAAAGGATAAATTTGAAGCTATGcagaaagcaagggaagaaagaaatcaaaggaGATCTagagatgaaaagcaaagaagaaaagaacaatatGTTAGAGAGAGAGAATGGAACAGGAGAAAGCAGGAg ATGAAAGAACTGCTTGGATCTGATGAAGACGATGACGCAAAATTATCTAAAATAGAAAAAGGTTATGTTCCAAAGCTAATAG GAACCGTTAAAGGCAAGTTTGCAGAAATGGAGAAGCAAAggcaagaagaagaaagaaaaagaatggaagaagaaagaaagcgCAGAATTGAACAAGATAtgattgagaaaagaaaaattcaaagagaATTAGCAAAAAAAGCACAGGAG GAAGGGGATGATTCACTGCTAGTTACAGTAGTGCCTgtaaaacccaccaaaacaccTGGGAAGATGAAAACAAACTTTGAGAACACAGGAAAGAAGAGAGCAGAACAAAGAGAGAGACAGGATGAAGAAACAAAGCTAAAACATGAGGAACAAAACCAATTCCTTAAGGAAACCAAGTGCCTTTCATTTGTCACG GGTGAAAATGAAGACAATGAAACACAAGAGCCTCTGTCTCCTGGTAAGTTGAAAGTAACATTTGAAGAACTTGAAAGACAGAGACAGGAAAATCAAAGGCggcaagcagaggaagaagcaagacAGCGTTTAGAAGAGGAAAAACGTGCTTTTGAAGAAGCTAGACAGCAAATG ATAAATGAAGGTGGTGATGAAGAATCTGAAAATTCTGTTAAAGAATTCCGTCCTGGTAAACTCAGACTCAGTTTTGAGGAGAtagaaagacagaggagagaagaggagaagaggaaagcagaagaagATGCAAGACGACGcatagaagaggagaaaagagcatttGCTGAAGCAAGGAAGAACATG CAGGTGCTGGATGATGAATCACcagaaatgtttaaaacagtTTCTCAAGAATCTCTCATACCTGGTAaactggaaattaattttgaggAGTTGCTGAgacaaaaaatggaagaagaaaagagacgCACAGAAGAAGAGCGTAGGCAAAAGTTGGAAATGGAGAAGCAAGAATTTCAACAGTTAAGACAAGAAATGGGAGAG CTGGAAGAGGAGTCTGAAACTTTTGAGCTAAGCAAAGAATATGAAGAATTAATAAAGCTAAAAAGAAGTGGTTCTATTCAGGCAAAGAACTTAAAAAGCAAGTTTGAAAAAATAGGACAATTGTctcaagaagaaatacagaagaagatTGAAGAAGAGCGAGCTAAGAGAAGAGCAATGGATGAAGAAATAAGGGAAAGGGAAGCCGAAAAATTTCAAGAG gaTGATGAGGTAGATGTGAGACCAGCCAAGAAATCTGAGGCTCCGTTTACTCATAAAGTAAACATGAAGGCCCGTTTTGAGCAAATGGCaagagcaagggaagaggaggagcagcGGAGAATCGAAGAACAGAAATTACTACGCATGCAGtttgaacaaaaagaaattgATGCGGCATTACAGAAG aaaagggaagaggaagaagaagaagagggaagCATTATTAATGGTTCTACTTGTGAAGATGAGGAGGATCAAGCTCGATCTGGAGCTCCCTGGTTCAAGAAGTCACTGAAAAACACATCAGTCGTTGATGGCGAGCCAGTGAGATTTACAGTTAAAATTACCGGagaaccaaaacctgaagttACATGGTGGTTTGAAGGGGAAATGTTGCAGGACTCTGAGGACTATCAATATATTGAAAGAGGAGAAACCTATTGCCTTTACTTGCCAGAAACCTTCCCAGAAGATGAAGGGGAATATATGTGTAAAGCAGTCAATAACAGAGGCACATCTGCTAGCACCTGTATTCTCACCATCGAAA CTGATGACTACTAA
- the NEXN gene encoding nexilin isoform X5 produces MSQRRGSALCVAGASRQLRVGAERRDRRFAEAAAAKLKAILNLPGAEHNTVAMNDIAQKTEILLSSSKPVQKSYVPKLHKGDVKDKFEAMQKAREERNQRRSRDEKQRRKEQYVREREWNRRKQEMKELLGSDEDDDAKLSKIEKGYVPKLIGTVKGKFAEMEKQRQEEERKRMEEERKRRIEQDMIEKRKIQRELAKKAQEEGDDSLLVTVVPVKPTKTPGKMKTNFENTGKKRAEQRERQDEETKLKHEEQNQFLKETKCLSFVTGENEDNETQEPLSPGKLKVTFEELERQRQENQRRQAEEEARQRLEEEKRAFEEARQQMINEGGDEESENSVKEFRPGKLRLSFEEIERQRREEEKRKAEEDARRRIEEEKRAFAEARKNMVLDDESPEMFKTVSQESLIPGKLEINFEELLRQKMEEEKRRTEEERRQKLEMEKQEFQQLRQEMGELEEESETFELSKEYEELIKLKRSGSIQAKNLKSKFEKIGQLSQEEIQKKIEEERAKRRAMDEEIREREAEKFQEDDEVDVRPAKKSEAPFTHKVNMKARFEQMARAREEEEQRRIEEQKLLRMQFEQKEIDAALQKKREEEEEEEGSIINGSTCEDEEDQARSGAPWFKKSLKNTSVVDGEPVRFTVKITGEPKPEVTWWFEGEMLQDSEDYQYIERGETYCLYLPETFPEDEGEYMCKAVNNRGTSASTCILTIETDDY; encoded by the exons ATGAGCCAGCGGCGGGGGAGCGCTCTCTGCGTGGCCGGCGCTTCTCGCCAGCTGCGGGTCGGGGCCGAGAGGCGAGACCGGCGGTTTGCTGAGGCTGCGGCGGCG AAACTGAAAGCAATCTTAAACCTACCAGGTGCAGAGCACAATACAGTAGCCATGAATGACATTGCACAGAAAACTGAG ATTCTGCTTTCTTCATCTAAACCCGTCCAAAAATCCTATGTGCCCAAGCTTCACAAGGGTGATGTAAAGGATAAATTTGAAGCTATGcagaaagcaagggaagaaagaaatcaaaggaGATCTagagatgaaaagcaaagaagaaaagaacaatatGTTAGAGAGAGAGAATGGAACAGGAGAAAGCAGGAg ATGAAAGAACTGCTTGGATCTGATGAAGACGATGACGCAAAATTATCTAAAATAGAAAAAGGTTATGTTCCAAAGCTAATAG GAACCGTTAAAGGCAAGTTTGCAGAAATGGAGAAGCAAAggcaagaagaagaaagaaaaagaatggaagaagaaagaaagcgCAGAATTGAACAAGATAtgattgagaaaagaaaaattcaaagagaATTAGCAAAAAAAGCACAGGAG GAAGGGGATGATTCACTGCTAGTTACAGTAGTGCCTgtaaaacccaccaaaacaccTGGGAAGATGAAAACAAACTTTGAGAACACAGGAAAGAAGAGAGCAGAACAAAGAGAGAGACAGGATGAAGAAACAAAGCTAAAACATGAGGAACAAAACCAATTCCTTAAGGAAACCAAGTGCCTTTCATTTGTCACG GGTGAAAATGAAGACAATGAAACACAAGAGCCTCTGTCTCCTGGTAAGTTGAAAGTAACATTTGAAGAACTTGAAAGACAGAGACAGGAAAATCAAAGGCggcaagcagaggaagaagcaagacAGCGTTTAGAAGAGGAAAAACGTGCTTTTGAAGAAGCTAGACAGCAAATG ATAAATGAAGGTGGTGATGAAGAATCTGAAAATTCTGTTAAAGAATTCCGTCCTGGTAAACTCAGACTCAGTTTTGAGGAGAtagaaagacagaggagagaagaggagaagaggaaagcagaagaagATGCAAGACGACGcatagaagaggagaaaagagcatttGCTGAAGCAAGGAAGAACATG GTGCTGGATGATGAATCACcagaaatgtttaaaacagtTTCTCAAGAATCTCTCATACCTGGTAaactggaaattaattttgaggAGTTGCTGAgacaaaaaatggaagaagaaaagagacgCACAGAAGAAGAGCGTAGGCAAAAGTTGGAAATGGAGAAGCAAGAATTTCAACAGTTAAGACAAGAAATGGGAGAG CTGGAAGAGGAGTCTGAAACTTTTGAGCTAAGCAAAGAATATGAAGAATTAATAAAGCTAAAAAGAAGTGGTTCTATTCAGGCAAAGAACTTAAAAAGCAAGTTTGAAAAAATAGGACAATTGTctcaagaagaaatacagaagaagatTGAAGAAGAGCGAGCTAAGAGAAGAGCAATGGATGAAGAAATAAGGGAAAGGGAAGCCGAAAAATTTCAAGAG gaTGATGAGGTAGATGTGAGACCAGCCAAGAAATCTGAGGCTCCGTTTACTCATAAAGTAAACATGAAGGCCCGTTTTGAGCAAATGGCaagagcaagggaagaggaggagcagcGGAGAATCGAAGAACAGAAATTACTACGCATGCAGtttgaacaaaaagaaattgATGCGGCATTACAGAAG aaaagggaagaggaagaagaagaagagggaagCATTATTAATGGTTCTACTTGTGAAGATGAGGAGGATCAAGCTCGATCTGGAGCTCCCTGGTTCAAGAAGTCACTGAAAAACACATCAGTCGTTGATGGCGAGCCAGTGAGATTTACAGTTAAAATTACCGGagaaccaaaacctgaagttACATGGTGGTTTGAAGGGGAAATGTTGCAGGACTCTGAGGACTATCAATATATTGAAAGAGGAGAAACCTATTGCCTTTACTTGCCAGAAACCTTCCCAGAAGATGAAGGGGAATATATGTGTAAAGCAGTCAATAACAGAGGCACATCTGCTAGCACCTGTATTCTCACCATCGAAA CTGATGACTACTAA
- the NEXN gene encoding nexilin isoform X9: protein MSQRRGSALCVAGASRQLRVGAERRDRRFAEAAAAKLKAILNLPGAEHNTVAMNDIAQKTEMKELLGSDEDDDAKLSKIEKGYVPKLIGTVKGKFAEMEKQRQEEERKRMEEERKRRIEQDMIEKRKIQRELAKKAQEIDDFNNTGTDSAAEEGDDSLLVTVVPVKPTKTPGKMKTNFENTGKKRAEQRERQDEETKLKHEEQNQFLKETKCLSFVTGENEDNETQEPLSPGKLKVTFEELERQRQENQRRQAEEEARQRLEEEKRAFEEARQQMINEGGDEESENSVKEFRPGKLRLSFEEIERQRREEEKRKAEEDARRRIEEEKRAFAEARKNMVLDDESPEMFKTVSQESLIPGKLEINFEELLRQKMEEEKRRTEEERRQKLEMEKQEFQQLRQEMGELEEESETFELSKEYEELIKLKRSGSIQAKNLKSKFEKIGQLSQEEIQKKIEEERAKRRAMDEEIREREAEKFQEDDEVDVRPAKKSEAPFTHKVNMKARFEQMARAREEEEQRRIEEQKLLRMQFEQKEIDAALQKKREEEEEEEGSIINGSTCEDEEDQARSGAPWFKKSLKNTSVVDGEPVRFTVKITGEPKPEVTWWFEGEMLQDSEDYQYIERGETYCLYLPETFPEDEGEYMCKAVNNRGTSASTCILTIESKS from the exons ATGAGCCAGCGGCGGGGGAGCGCTCTCTGCGTGGCCGGCGCTTCTCGCCAGCTGCGGGTCGGGGCCGAGAGGCGAGACCGGCGGTTTGCTGAGGCTGCGGCGGCG AAACTGAAAGCAATCTTAAACCTACCAGGTGCAGAGCACAATACAGTAGCCATGAATGACATTGCACAGAAAACTGAG ATGAAAGAACTGCTTGGATCTGATGAAGACGATGACGCAAAATTATCTAAAATAGAAAAAGGTTATGTTCCAAAGCTAATAG GAACCGTTAAAGGCAAGTTTGCAGAAATGGAGAAGCAAAggcaagaagaagaaagaaaaagaatggaagaagaaagaaagcgCAGAATTGAACAAGATAtgattgagaaaagaaaaattcaaagagaATTAGCAAAAAAAGCACAGGAG ATTGATGACTTTAACAATACGGGAACTGACTCAGCAGCTGAg GAAGGGGATGATTCACTGCTAGTTACAGTAGTGCCTgtaaaacccaccaaaacaccTGGGAAGATGAAAACAAACTTTGAGAACACAGGAAAGAAGAGAGCAGAACAAAGAGAGAGACAGGATGAAGAAACAAAGCTAAAACATGAGGAACAAAACCAATTCCTTAAGGAAACCAAGTGCCTTTCATTTGTCACG GGTGAAAATGAAGACAATGAAACACAAGAGCCTCTGTCTCCTGGTAAGTTGAAAGTAACATTTGAAGAACTTGAAAGACAGAGACAGGAAAATCAAAGGCggcaagcagaggaagaagcaagacAGCGTTTAGAAGAGGAAAAACGTGCTTTTGAAGAAGCTAGACAGCAAATG ATAAATGAAGGTGGTGATGAAGAATCTGAAAATTCTGTTAAAGAATTCCGTCCTGGTAAACTCAGACTCAGTTTTGAGGAGAtagaaagacagaggagagaagaggagaagaggaaagcagaagaagATGCAAGACGACGcatagaagaggagaaaagagcatttGCTGAAGCAAGGAAGAACATG GTGCTGGATGATGAATCACcagaaatgtttaaaacagtTTCTCAAGAATCTCTCATACCTGGTAaactggaaattaattttgaggAGTTGCTGAgacaaaaaatggaagaagaaaagagacgCACAGAAGAAGAGCGTAGGCAAAAGTTGGAAATGGAGAAGCAAGAATTTCAACAGTTAAGACAAGAAATGGGAGAG CTGGAAGAGGAGTCTGAAACTTTTGAGCTAAGCAAAGAATATGAAGAATTAATAAAGCTAAAAAGAAGTGGTTCTATTCAGGCAAAGAACTTAAAAAGCAAGTTTGAAAAAATAGGACAATTGTctcaagaagaaatacagaagaagatTGAAGAAGAGCGAGCTAAGAGAAGAGCAATGGATGAAGAAATAAGGGAAAGGGAAGCCGAAAAATTTCAAGAG gaTGATGAGGTAGATGTGAGACCAGCCAAGAAATCTGAGGCTCCGTTTACTCATAAAGTAAACATGAAGGCCCGTTTTGAGCAAATGGCaagagcaagggaagaggaggagcagcGGAGAATCGAAGAACAGAAATTACTACGCATGCAGtttgaacaaaaagaaattgATGCGGCATTACAGAAG aaaagggaagaggaagaagaagaagagggaagCATTATTAATGGTTCTACTTGTGAAGATGAGGAGGATCAAGCTCGATCTGGAGCTCCCTGGTTCAAGAAGTCACTGAAAAACACATCAGTCGTTGATGGCGAGCCAGTGAGATTTACAGTTAAAATTACCGGagaaccaaaacctgaagttACATGGTGGTTTGAAGGGGAAATGTTGCAGGACTCTGAGGACTATCAATATATTGAAAGAGGAGAAACCTATTGCCTTTACTTGCCAGAAACCTTCCCAGAAGATGAAGGGGAATATATGTGTAAAGCAGTCAATAACAGAGGCACATCTGCTAGCACCTGTATTCTCACCATCGAAAGTAAGAGTTAG